The Apium graveolens cultivar Ventura chromosome 11, ASM990537v1, whole genome shotgun sequence genome has a window encoding:
- the LOC141695481 gene encoding RING-H2 finger protein ATL8-like — MRFLTQVNSSASATAPTSSSPENIDSDFVVILAALLCGLICVLGLIAVARCVWIRRISDVLSGLPNKGLKKKILKTLPKLSYSETAGKFTDCAICLTEFIDGDELRVLPQCGHGFHVGCIDTWLASHSSCPSCRQILVINKCEKCNGELAEEITVADGEIVTSRLDCERGNRFLA; from the coding sequence ATGAGATTTCTGACCCAAGTTAATTCGTCGGCGTCAGCGACGGCGCCTACATCTTCGTCGCCGGAAAACATAGACTCTGACTTCGTAGTCATCCTCGCAGCTCTGCTCTGTGGCTTAATCTGCGTGCTCGGCCTCATAGCAGTAGCTCGCTGCGTCTGGATCCGTCGGATCTCCGACGTACTCTCCGGCCTGCCGAACAAAGGCCTAAAGAAGAAGATACTCAAGACGCTGCCGAAGCTCAGTTATTCTGAAACCGCCGGAAAGTTCACCGACTGCGCTATCTGTTTAACGGAGTTCATCGACGGCGATGAGTTACGAGTGTTACCGCAGTGCGGACACGGATTCCACGTCGGATGTATTGACACGTGGCTGGCATCTCATTCGTCTTGTCCGTCGTGCCGGCAGATATTGGTGATTAATAAATGCGAGAAATGTAACGGTGAGTTAGCGGAGGAGATTACTGTTGCCGACGGGGAAATTGTAACGAGTCGGTTAGATTGTGAGCGTGGCAATAGGTTCTTGGCATGA